Part of the Candidatus Atribacteria bacterium ADurb.Bin276 genome is shown below.
ATATAACCTGGGTTTTCCACGTCAACAACTTAGACTTGCCTGATGAGGAATGGAATCGTTTGGAAAAATATTACCCTGGTAATGATTATATTGATTGGATTGGTGTAAGTATATATGGAGCTCAAACACCCCTGTCTGATGACTGGCCAATATTTCGAGAAGCATTGGACGCAGTCTATCCGCGATTGGTTGAACTTGCTCCAGATAAACCGACTGTAATTCTTGAATTTGCTATGACTTCTGGGCATCCCCATGGTAACCAAGCTCAATGGGCAAAAGATGCCTTGGAAAACCTTGGCCTGAATCGTTGGCCAGCAGTGATTGGTTTTTCCTGGTGGAATGAAGCCTGGGAAAATGATGATGACCCTAATCATAATACCAATATGCGAGTCCAAGAAAATGTTGAACTAAGCAAAATATTCCAAAAATATGTTGGTGAGAATGATCAGGTTTTAGATGAATTGATATTAGAACATCATTAAAAATTACTGTCCATCTCATTTTTTCAAAATATTTATTTTTTTATGATTTTTAAATGAATAAAATTTGGAAATTCATTTGGGCTTCAAAGAGTGAAATAATCATCAGTTTTTAGTGTTTAACCTAATAAACCTAAAGTTAAGGAGTGATCGAAATGTTAAATAGAACAGCACAAGCAATCTGGGAAGGAAACCTTAAAAACGGACATGGAACCATGGAATTCGGAGGAGGCGCTTTTAAAGGAAACTATTCTTTTACCTCTCGTTTTGAAAATGGCAAAGGTACCAATCCAGAAGAACTGATTGCAGCTGCCCATTCCGGATGTTTCGCCATGGCGTTATCCCATATGTTGGCTGAAGCCGGGTATACTCCTGAACGGGTTGCAGCTACAGCCAAAGTGAGCCTTGAAAAAGTTGATGATGGTTTCAAAATCACTGCCAGCCACCTCGATTGTATTGCCAAAATTCCAGGAATTAGCCAGGAGAAATTCATGGCTATTGCAGAGGAAGCTAAAAAGGGATGCCCTGTGAGTGTTTTACTCTCTAATATTCAAATCACTCTGGATGCTCGTCTCGAAAACTAATTATTAAATTATGATATAGGGAATATTGACCTCCTTACCTTCTCTCGTCAAGTAACAAGGAAGAAAAGAGGACAGGTTGCTCCTCGCAACCGGCTAGAGATTATAATTTCTAAAATAGCTTGGATTGTCTCTCTTACTTGACAAGAGAAGGTAAGGATGAAGGTATAATAGATACTGGTTCCAGTTTTTTTAGTTCAAGGATTTTGAAGGGAGAATAAATTTTGCGAACCGGAGTAGCTAATTTACCACTCCACTCAGGGAAAGCACCAGCTTGGTTATTTCAACGCATGGTAAAGCTTTCACGGGAAATCATCACTCTGATGGTATATGAATTCGGAACTCGTGAAACCTTAAAAAAATTTTCCGATCCTTATTGGTTTCAAGCCCTCGGATGTGTATTGGGCTTCGACTGGCACAGTTCAGGAGTCACAACTACTGTTTGCGGAGCCGTGAAAGAGGGACTACGAGGACTCCAATCGGAACTCAAATTAGTAGTAGCCGGAGGGAAAGGGGCTGCCTCACGCCGTACTCCTGATGATATTCGTCAATCAGCTGCAATCATTTCTCTGGTTTCCGATGCTGAAATATTAGTTTATAACAGCAAAATGTCCGCAAAAGTTGACAATACCGCGGTGCAAGACGGCTATCAACTTTACCATCATACCTTTTTTTTCAACCAAGACGGTGACTGGACAGTTGTCCAACAGGGAATGAATGATACCAACGGTTGGGCTCGTCGCTATCATTGGTATTCACCTACCCTCTCATCCTTTATTAACGATCCACACGCGGCTGTTTGTGCTGACCACCGTGGAAACATTCTCCTGAATATGGTTGCTGGCGATGCCGCGCTTGTACCCCTCAGAATGGCAGATGAGCACACCGTCCTTTGTGGGATCAAGGTTGTACTGCCTGCAAAGATAGGCACATAGTTCTGCGGCTTCCTTGTAAACAGCGTTGATATATGCGATATCGTTCAGGTTATCCTCGCAGATCTCAATCGAGATATGTGTATCGTTGCCCGAACGCTTAGAGCCGCTTGCGCAATGCCACCCGCGCACATTCCACGGCAGTGTTTGGTAGGTAGCGACGCTCCCGTCAGCCAGTTTCCCAATGAACGCGTGGACGCAGACCTGCCGCCCGCCGGGCTTATCCTGATTCCAGTGGTTATTGTACTGGTTCTTGCCAAGGAGGCCGTCGTCGGGCCCGACGTAACGCCGCAGGTTCGGGTTGTTTGCTCCGGTCGAGTGCACCATGATGCTTTTAGGGATTATGGTTCTGCCTGCCTTATAACAAGCGTTGTTAGTAAATATCAGTTTCCGTAAATTCATTTTGTCTCGCCGTCCTT
Proteins encoded:
- the osmC gene encoding Peroxiredoxin OsmC translates to MLNRTAQAIWEGNLKNGHGTMEFGGGAFKGNYSFTSRFENGKGTNPEELIAAAHSGCFAMALSHMLAEAGYTPERVAATAKVSLEKVDDGFKITASHLDCIAKIPGISQEKFMAIAEEAKKGCPVSVLLSNIQITLDARLEN
- a CDS encoding N-acetylmuramoyl-L-alanine amidase — protein: MNLRKLIFTNNACYKAGRTIIPKSIMVHSTGANNPNLRRYVGPDDGLLGKNQYNNHWNQDKPGGRQVCVHAFIGKLADGSVATYQTLPWNVRGWHCASGSKRSGNDTHISIEICEDNLNDIAYINAVYKEAAELCAYLCRQYNLDPTKDGVLICHSEGYKRGIASNHIQENVSTVVSTNSRVWIVNKG